Proteins encoded together in one Coffea arabica cultivar ET-39 chromosome 2c, Coffea Arabica ET-39 HiFi, whole genome shotgun sequence window:
- the LOC113730424 gene encoding 7-deoxyloganetic acid glucosyl transferase, whose product MNQKPQLPPHVLIFPLPLQGPVNSMLKLAELLCLAGLHITFVVTEHMHGRLLRYANIQSRFECYPGFQLKTIPDGLPEDDPRSRGKFAVLLDSLKSKGKLIFKDMLTSGCLSHQKRRPVSFIIADGCLGFTCDAANEVGIPIVYVRTVSPCCLWVCFCLPRLIEAGEIPFNGDDLDTLIKGVPGMESFLRRRDLPSFCRSGDPDDESMRLYKTEGQENSRAYGLIVNTFEDLDGPILSHMRTVCPNIYTIGPLHAHHKNKLAEQAASLPPTSNSLWSVDRSCMTWLDSQPSKSVIYVSFGSIATLTKGQLMEFWHGLANSGVRFLWVIRPDSVAGEDWESQVPAEVREETRQRGYIVSWAPQEEVLAHFAVGGFLTHNGWNSTVESIHAGVPMICWPYFLDQQVNSRFVSEVWRLGLDMKDTCDRATIEKMVRDLMVVRNEEFSRRAEEMAQLARTCLNEGGSSYGNLERLVRDIESMTQDRTT is encoded by the exons ATGAACCAGAAGCCCCAGCTCCCGCCCCATGTACTCATCTTTCCCCTGCCGTTGCAAGGCCCCGTCAACTCCATGTTGAAGTTAGCAGAGCTTCTCTGTCTTGCGGGTCTGCACATCACCTTCGTCGTCACGGAGCACATGCACGGCCGGCTTTTACGTTACGCCAATATCCAATCTAGATTCGAATGTTATCCGGGGTTTCAACTGAAGACCATCCCTGACGGTCTGCCAGAAGATGATCCGCGTTCTCGAGGTAAATTCGCGGTGCTGCTTGATTCTCTCAAGTCCAAAGGCAAGCTAATCTTCAAGGACATGCTGACTTCTGGCTGCCTTAGCCATCAAAAACGCAGGCCCGTCAGCTTTATCATAGCTGATGGATGCTTGGGGTTCACCTGCGATGCTGCAAATGAGGTTGGTATCCCAATTGTTTATGTCCGAACAGTCAGTCCGTGTTGTCTCTGGGTCTGCTTTTGCCTTCCCAGGCTCATTGAAGCCGGAGAGATACCCTTTAACG GGGATGACTTGGACACACTCATAAAAGGTGTACCGGGGATGGAGAGCTTTCTCCGGCGACGTGACCTGCCGAGTTTTTGCCGTTCTGGTGACCCAGACGACGAAAGCATGCGACTCTATAAAACAGAAGGCCAAGAAAATTCCAGAGCCTATGGCCTCATAGTCAACACGTTCGAGGATTTAGACGGACCCATACTATCCCACATGCGTACCGTCTGTCCCAACATCTACACCATCGGACCGCTCCACGCCCACCATAAAAACAAGCTGGCCGAGCAAGCGGCGTCGCTGCCGCCCACTTCCAATAGCTTATGGTCCGTAGACAGGAGCTGCATGACGTGGCTAGACTCTCAGCCGTCAAAGTCTGTGATCTACGTCAGTTTTGGAAGTATTGCAACATTGACCAAGGGCCAGCTCATGGAGTTCTGGCACGGCCTGGCCAACAGTGGCGTCAGATTCTTGTGGGTAATAAGGCCGGATTCTGTCGCAGGGGAGGATTGGGAGAGTCAGGTTCCGGCGGAGGTACGGGAGGAAACGAGGCAGAGGGGGTACATTGTGAGCTGGGCCCCACAGGAAGAGGTCCTAGCCCATTTTGCTGTCGGTGGGTTTTTGACCCACAATGGGTGGAACTCGACTGTGGAGAGCATACACGCAGGTGTGCCCATGATTTGTTGGCCTTACTTTCTGGACCAGCAAGTGAACAGTCGGTTTGTGAGTGAGGTTTGGAGGCTGGGATTGGACATGAAGGATACCTGTGATAGGGCTACAATCGAAAAAATGGTGAGGGATTTGATGGTGGTGAGGAATGAGGAATTCTCTCGAAGGGCTGAGGAAATGGCCCAATTGGCTAGGACATGCCTGAACGAAGGAGGGTCGTCTTATGGCAACTTGGAGCGTCTGGTAAGGGACATTGAGTCCATGACTCAAGACCGAACAACTTGA